A region of Streptomyces halobius DNA encodes the following proteins:
- a CDS encoding esterase/lipase family protein, translated as MQLRWSRTLTVLPALVLAVVATTPASAGPSPATTEAGEASRGTARPADARPSRATAPTGDSPKLRPGGPPPRRPAQTAVSSGWNNFDCKPSAAHPRPVILVHGTFGNSLDNWLGLAPYLVARGYCVFSLDYGQLPGVPLFHGLGPVDASARQLASYVDRVLAATGARKTDIVGHSQGGMMPRVYLKFYGGAAKVNALIGLAPDNHGTDVNGLTRLLGLLPGAKDHIDKFTPGLTDQIVGSDLLNRLNEGGDTVPGVHYTVIATRYDEVVTPYKSQFLDGPDVRNVLVQDLCPLDISEHLAIGLADPVAFHETANALDPAHATPTTCMPRG; from the coding sequence ATGCAGCTGCGTTGGTCGCGTACGCTCACCGTCCTTCCCGCACTCGTCCTGGCCGTCGTTGCTACCACGCCCGCGTCCGCCGGCCCGTCGCCAGCCACCACCGAGGCCGGCGAGGCCTCGCGCGGCACCGCTCGGCCCGCCGACGCCCGCCCGTCGCGCGCCACCGCCCCGACCGGAGACTCCCCCAAACTCCGCCCGGGGGGACCCCCGCCGCGTCGTCCCGCTCAGACTGCCGTCAGCAGCGGCTGGAACAACTTCGACTGCAAACCGTCCGCCGCACACCCCCGGCCGGTGATCCTGGTCCACGGCACGTTCGGCAATTCCCTCGACAACTGGCTCGGCCTCGCGCCCTACTTGGTGGCCCGTGGCTACTGCGTCTTCTCCCTGGACTACGGCCAGCTGCCCGGCGTACCGCTCTTCCACGGCCTGGGCCCGGTCGACGCGTCGGCACGGCAACTCGCCTCGTACGTGGACCGGGTGCTGGCCGCCACCGGGGCGCGGAAGACCGATATCGTCGGCCATTCGCAGGGCGGCATGATGCCCCGGGTGTACCTGAAGTTCTACGGGGGAGCGGCAAAGGTCAACGCGCTGATCGGGCTGGCCCCCGACAACCACGGCACCGATGTGAACGGCCTGACCCGGTTGCTGGGCCTGTTGCCCGGTGCCAAGGACCACATCGACAAATTCACCCCGGGGCTGACGGACCAGATCGTCGGCTCCGACCTCCTCAACCGTCTCAACGAGGGCGGCGACACCGTCCCCGGCGTGCACTACACCGTCATCGCGACCCGGTACGACGAGGTCGTCACGCCGTACAAGAGCCAGTTCCTCGACGGTCCTGACGTGCGCAACGTCCTGGTCCAGGATCTGTGCCCGCTCGACATCTCGGAGCATCTGGCCATCGGGCTCGCCGACCCGGTCGCCTTCCACGAGACGGCCAATGCCCTCGACCCGGCCCATGCCACGCCGACGACCTGCATGCCGAGGGGCTGA
- a CDS encoding TetR/AcrR family transcriptional regulator, producing the protein MARPPRFDTARLLDAAVRLAAESGPAGVTMSAVAASAGAPSGSLYHRFAGRSALLAEVWLRTVEGFQEGYFVALKSSEDPRTAGRAAARHIVAWSRAHPEEAALLLYGARDFGQEDWSDEHRRRAAEGNQRVLTAVRELADTVGAKAPQDIERITLALIDVPLSLVRRHLRGGSPLPPHAEELAEQCTAALLGG; encoded by the coding sequence ATGGCCAGGCCACCCCGATTCGATACTGCGCGGCTTCTCGACGCCGCTGTCCGGCTGGCCGCCGAGTCGGGCCCCGCCGGCGTCACCATGTCCGCGGTCGCCGCGTCCGCCGGCGCACCCAGCGGCTCGCTCTATCACCGGTTCGCGGGCCGCTCCGCTCTGCTCGCCGAGGTGTGGCTGCGGACCGTCGAGGGCTTCCAGGAGGGCTACTTCGTGGCGCTGAAGTCCTCCGAGGACCCGCGCACGGCGGGACGGGCGGCGGCCCGGCACATCGTGGCGTGGAGCCGCGCACACCCCGAGGAGGCCGCGCTGCTCCTGTACGGCGCCCGGGACTTCGGCCAGGAGGACTGGTCGGACGAGCATCGGCGACGCGCGGCCGAGGGGAATCAGCGGGTCCTCACGGCCGTCAGGGAACTCGCCGACACCGTGGGAGCGAAGGCCCCACAGGACATCGAGCGCATCACCCTCGCCCTCATCGACGTCCCGCTGTCACTGGTCCGCCGCCACCTACGGGGCGGCTCCCCATTGCCCCCACACGCGGAAGAACTCGCGGAACAGTGCACGGCGGCCCTGCTGGGCGGGTGA
- a CDS encoding SRPBCC family protein, protein MGVYNVHERVLPVPPADVGRLVDGLSGSADPLWPHGDWPPMVLDGPLARGARGGHGPVRYTVAAYVPGQWVRFTFSGPRGFHGFHEYTVHPLDGDRALLRHTLAMRVRGAARFTWPLAYRAFHDAVLEDSLDRAERACTGTVARPSRWSTYVRLLRRFAR, encoded by the coding sequence ATGGGCGTCTACAACGTGCACGAAAGAGTGCTGCCGGTACCGCCGGCAGATGTCGGGCGGCTGGTCGACGGCCTGTCCGGCAGCGCCGATCCGCTGTGGCCGCATGGTGACTGGCCTCCGATGGTGCTCGACGGGCCACTCGCGCGAGGGGCCCGAGGCGGTCACGGCCCGGTCCGCTACACCGTGGCGGCGTATGTCCCGGGCCAGTGGGTGCGGTTCACCTTCAGCGGCCCGCGTGGTTTCCACGGCTTCCACGAGTACACCGTGCATCCGCTCGACGGGGATCGCGCCCTGCTGCGCCACACCCTCGCGATGCGCGTCCGGGGCGCGGCCCGGTTCACCTGGCCGCTGGCCTACCGGGCGTTCCATGACGCGGTCCTGGAGGACAGCCTGGACCGCGCCGAACGCGCCTGTACGGGCACCGTCGCGCGCCCGTCCCGCTGGAGCACATACGTCCGCCTGCTGCGCCGGTTCGCCCGGTGA
- a CDS encoding APC family permease, with translation MTVQQTTLTASARPDVRRLGIGSGTALCAGAVLGPGVLTLPSLAASAAGPASILAWAVLLAMCVPVAAAFAALGARFPDGGGVATFVHRAMGPRAAAVVGWWFYGAVPIGVVSAAWIGGKYVADAVGWGNTGAAVVGGLVLVGALASNAVGLRLSGGVQLLLGGLLAAVLLCAVLAAAPHVTAAHFTPFMPGGWSSVGSAAAVLFFAFAGWEAASHLSGEFADPRRDLPRVTRYTLIVITVLYLGLAVATIGALGPAAADTETPLTALLTQSVGVAARPVAAAAALFLTFGAVNSYLAGASRLGAALGRDGAAPRWLAKGGGAGEVPRRSLAVLGGVAVLLAVAAGLGGADLDLLMRATATCLAAVTLAGLAAALVLLPRRTPLWCGVVVGSMLTAAVLAFSGWLLLIPLVLALASFCFLTLRRFVR, from the coding sequence GTGACCGTACAACAGACAACCCTCACTGCTTCCGCACGGCCGGATGTACGACGGCTGGGCATCGGCAGCGGCACCGCGCTGTGCGCCGGCGCCGTCCTGGGCCCCGGCGTCCTGACCCTGCCGTCCCTGGCCGCCTCGGCGGCCGGTCCCGCCTCAATCCTGGCCTGGGCCGTACTGCTGGCCATGTGTGTGCCGGTGGCCGCCGCCTTCGCCGCGCTGGGCGCGCGATTCCCGGACGGCGGGGGCGTGGCCACGTTCGTGCACCGGGCGATGGGGCCACGGGCGGCGGCCGTCGTGGGGTGGTGGTTCTACGGGGCGGTGCCGATCGGCGTGGTCTCGGCGGCCTGGATCGGCGGGAAGTACGTGGCCGACGCGGTCGGTTGGGGGAACACCGGCGCGGCGGTCGTCGGCGGGCTGGTCCTCGTCGGGGCACTGGCGTCCAACGCGGTCGGCCTGCGGTTGTCGGGAGGGGTGCAGCTGCTGCTCGGCGGTCTGCTGGCGGCTGTGCTGCTGTGCGCGGTCCTGGCCGCCGCTCCGCATGTGACCGCCGCACACTTCACGCCCTTCATGCCCGGCGGCTGGTCGTCGGTCGGTTCGGCGGCCGCGGTGCTGTTCTTCGCGTTCGCGGGCTGGGAGGCGGCGAGCCATCTGTCCGGCGAATTCGCGGATCCGCGACGGGACTTGCCCCGGGTGACCCGTTACACGCTCATCGTCATCACCGTGCTCTACCTGGGCCTCGCGGTGGCCACGATCGGCGCGCTGGGGCCGGCCGCGGCGGACACCGAGACCCCGCTGACCGCACTGCTCACCCAGAGCGTGGGCGTCGCCGCCCGCCCGGTGGCCGCCGCGGCGGCGCTCTTTCTCACCTTCGGCGCGGTCAACTCCTATCTGGCCGGCGCCTCCCGGCTCGGCGCCGCCCTCGGCCGGGACGGGGCGGCGCCCCGCTGGCTGGCCAAGGGCGGCGGGGCGGGCGAGGTGCCGCGCCGCTCCCTCGCGGTGCTGGGCGGGGTGGCCGTCCTCCTGGCCGTGGCGGCCGGCCTCGGCGGCGCCGATCTGGATCTGCTGATGCGGGCGACCGCCACCTGTCTGGCGGCGGTGACCCTCGCCGGACTGGCCGCCGCGCTGGTGCTGCTCCCGCGCCGCACTCCCCTGTGGTGCGGCGTGGTCGTCGGCTCCATGCTGACGGCGGCCGTACTCGCCTTCTCCGGATGGCTGTTGCTGATTCCGTTGGTGCTGGCGCTCGCCTCCTTCTGCTTCCTGACGCTGCGTCGGTTCGTGCGGTGA
- a CDS encoding Lrp/AsnC family transcriptional regulator: MDDIDSAIVRELQRDARQTNRELARMLNIAPSTCLERVRALRARGVITGYRATVDLRALNRPVQALLTVRIRPMNREVIERFKAFLTSLPEVLNVFVVAGGDDFLVHVAVPDVDRLHALLMDQVFKRREVVDCRSSVIYQHVANDIIEALPPNGA, translated from the coding sequence ATGGACGACATTGATTCGGCGATTGTCCGCGAACTGCAGCGCGATGCACGGCAGACCAACCGCGAGCTGGCCCGCATGCTGAACATCGCCCCTTCCACCTGCCTGGAGCGGGTCCGCGCGCTGCGCGCCCGCGGTGTGATCACCGGCTACCGCGCGACCGTGGACCTGCGTGCCCTGAACCGCCCCGTACAGGCGCTGCTCACGGTCCGCATCCGTCCCATGAACCGCGAGGTCATCGAGCGCTTCAAGGCGTTCCTGACCTCCTTGCCCGAGGTCCTCAACGTCTTCGTCGTCGCGGGCGGCGACGACTTCCTCGTCCACGTGGCCGTCCCGGACGTCGACCGGCTGCACGCGCTCCTGATGGACCAGGTCTTCAAGCGCCGCGAGGTCGTCGACTGCCGTAGCTCGGTGATCTATCAGCATGTCGCCAACGACATCATCGAGGCGCTGCCGCCCAATGGGGCGTGA
- a CDS encoding lytic polysaccharide monooxygenase auxiliary activity family 9 protein has translation MTARRKATGIALVGIAPLALTALATSPAAAHGSMTDPVSRVSACYAEGPESPRSAACKAAVAAGGTQALYDWNGVRDGNAGGRSKERIPDGKLCSANDATYKGLDLPRADWPSTKMTAGNHTFHYKATAPHKGSFELYITKDGYDPTKPLKWSDLESKPFAKVTDPKLTNGDYVFDGKVPAKSGRHLVYSIWQRSDSPEAFYTCSDVVFGKDNGGSGGSGSDGSGSDSAGSDSGSADAPAPEASAPTDTQIAEGADKSSIGTGRHDHGGGHDGGAKHTDAAQAAGADAPAPGGGSGAEGPHPDGGAKPVDGQRLAETGGDGSTAPIAIGGAAVLALGAAFLFTTARRKATRQRG, from the coding sequence ATGACCGCTCGTCGCAAGGCCACCGGGATCGCACTGGTCGGCATCGCCCCGCTCGCGCTCACCGCTCTCGCCACGAGCCCGGCCGCCGCGCACGGTTCGATGACGGACCCGGTCAGCCGGGTCTCGGCCTGTTACGCGGAGGGCCCGGAGAGCCCCCGGTCCGCGGCGTGCAAGGCCGCCGTGGCCGCCGGTGGCACACAGGCGCTCTACGACTGGAACGGGGTCCGCGACGGCAACGCCGGCGGCCGGTCCAAGGAGAGGATCCCGGACGGCAAGCTCTGCAGCGCCAACGACGCCACGTACAAGGGCCTGGACCTGCCGCGCGCCGACTGGCCGTCCACCAAGATGACGGCCGGCAACCACACGTTCCACTACAAGGCCACCGCCCCGCACAAGGGTTCCTTCGAGCTCTACATCACCAAGGACGGCTACGACCCGACCAAGCCGCTGAAGTGGTCCGACCTGGAGTCCAAGCCGTTCGCGAAGGTCACCGACCCGAAGCTCACCAACGGTGACTATGTCTTCGACGGCAAGGTCCCGGCCAAGTCCGGACGTCATCTGGTCTACAGCATCTGGCAGCGCTCGGACAGCCCCGAGGCGTTCTACACCTGCTCCGACGTCGTCTTCGGCAAGGACAACGGCGGTTCGGGCGGCAGCGGTTCAGACGGCAGCGGTTCAGACAGCGCCGGTTCGGACAGCGGTTCCGCCGACGCGCCCGCCCCGGAGGCGTCCGCCCCGACCGACACCCAGATAGCCGAGGGCGCCGACAAGTCCTCCATCGGCACGGGCCGGCACGACCACGGTGGCGGCCACGACGGCGGCGCCAAGCACACCGACGCGGCCCAGGCGGCCGGTGCGGACGCCCCGGCGCCGGGCGGCGGTTCGGGCGCCGAGGGCCCGCACCCCGACGGCGGTGCCAAGCCGGTGGACGGTCAGCGGCTGGCCGAGACCGGCGGCGACGGCTCCACCGCCCCGATCGCCATCGGTGGCGCCGCCGTGCTGGCCCTGGGCGCCGCGTTCCTGTTCACCACCGCCCGCCGCAAGGCCACCCGACAGCGCGGTTGA
- a CDS encoding SPFH domain-containing protein — protein MDPVVIPILVAAIIVVFLVASTVRIVPQARRYNIERFGRYRRTLQPGLNLVLPVADRINSKLDVREQVYSSDPQPVITQDNLVVNIDTVLYYQITDPRAAAYEVASYLQAIDQLTVTTLRNVIGSMDLEGTLTSREEINNRLRAVLDDATGKWGIRVNRVEIKAIDPPHTIKEAMEKQMRAERDKRAAILHAEGERQAKVLTAEGTKQKDILEAQGTQQAMILRADGEAKAVERVFQAVHRNNADPKILAYKYLETLPHLAKSDNNTFWVIPGELTEAVRTVTSAFGDQSTMGLPKPAQSEEAATTETDDTSDEGGTPELEEGSTLSLGADEAAKQAAAAVSEAKAEAEAAKAPQAPGRGQTSGD, from the coding sequence GTGGATCCAGTTGTCATCCCCATTCTTGTGGCGGCGATTATTGTCGTCTTCCTCGTGGCTTCCACTGTGCGGATCGTCCCGCAGGCGCGCCGCTACAACATCGAGCGGTTCGGCCGATATCGCCGGACGCTGCAACCCGGCCTGAACTTGGTCCTGCCGGTGGCGGACCGCATCAACAGCAAACTCGATGTGCGCGAGCAGGTCTATTCGTCCGACCCCCAACCGGTGATCACCCAGGACAACCTCGTGGTGAATATCGACACCGTGCTCTACTACCAGATCACCGACCCGCGGGCGGCGGCCTACGAGGTCGCCAGTTACCTGCAGGCGATCGATCAGCTCACCGTGACCACGCTGCGGAACGTCATCGGCAGCATGGACCTGGAGGGGACGCTCACCTCACGTGAGGAGATCAACAACCGGCTCCGCGCCGTCCTCGACGACGCCACCGGCAAGTGGGGCATCCGGGTCAACCGCGTCGAGATCAAGGCCATCGACCCACCGCACACCATCAAAGAGGCGATGGAGAAGCAGATGCGGGCCGAGCGTGACAAGCGCGCGGCCATCCTGCACGCCGAAGGGGAGCGGCAAGCCAAGGTCCTTACCGCGGAAGGCACGAAGCAGAAGGACATCCTGGAAGCACAGGGCACGCAACAAGCCATGATCTTGCGGGCGGACGGCGAGGCAAAGGCGGTGGAGCGCGTCTTCCAGGCCGTCCATCGCAACAATGCCGACCCGAAGATCCTGGCCTACAAGTACCTCGAGACGCTCCCGCACTTGGCGAAGAGCGACAACAACACGTTCTGGGTGATCCCGGGGGAGCTGACCGAGGCAGTTCGCACCGTCACCAGCGCGTTCGGCGATCAGTCAACCATGGGTCTTCCCAAACCTGCGCAATCTGAGGAAGCAGCCACTACCGAAACTGACGACACGTCGGACGAAGGCGGGACTCCGGAGCTCGAGGAAGGCTCGACGCTTTCGCTCGGCGCTGACGAGGCCGCGAAGCAGGCCGCCGCCGCGGTGAGCGAGGCCAAGGCCGAGGCCGAGGCCGCGAAAGCGCCCCAGGCGCCGGGCCGGGGGCAGACGTCCGGCGATTGA
- a CDS encoding NfeD family protein: MPWFVWLIAAAALGAAEFFTLTLVFGLLAGAALVAAVVAGVGVGILGQLVALGVAAAAGLLIVRPVALRHMAQPPLTREGSDALIGKRAEVMQEVTATHGLIKLSGEDWSARALDESLVIPVGALVDVMEIEGATAIVYPRELLP; this comes from the coding sequence ATCCCGTGGTTCGTATGGCTGATCGCCGCCGCGGCGCTAGGTGCCGCGGAGTTCTTCACCCTGACGCTGGTCTTCGGATTGCTGGCGGGCGCCGCATTGGTCGCCGCCGTAGTCGCCGGTGTGGGCGTCGGTATTCTTGGCCAGCTCGTGGCCCTCGGAGTGGCAGCGGCAGCGGGCCTTCTCATCGTCCGTCCTGTCGCGCTGCGGCATATGGCACAGCCACCCCTCACACGAGAGGGCAGTGATGCGCTGATCGGCAAGCGGGCCGAGGTCATGCAGGAGGTCACCGCGACTCACGGCCTGATCAAACTCTCCGGCGAAGATTGGTCCGCCCGCGCCCTCGACGAAAGCCTTGTGATCCCGGTGGGAGCGCTGGTGGATGTCATGGAGATCGAAGGCGCTACAGCCATCGTCTACCCCCGCGAACTCCTTCCATGA
- a CDS encoding helix-turn-helix domain-containing protein — MAGDRVGARSGSARLGEDQRWTLVRISVLAARHCHVCFSRRLSRILRQMDFSVQVVVHRAAERDDKQAAVWRRAATSTGNAGGISLSPSRRPRRPSGFLQLPRLVRWDALQATGRVKSVLFGVPGGRLVNESL; from the coding sequence GTGGCCGGCGACCGGGTTGGGGCACGGTCCGGCAGCGCACGGCTGGGGGAGGATCAACGGTGGACGTTGGTGCGGATCTCGGTGCTGGCGGCGCGGCACTGTCATGTCTGCTTCAGCCGGCGGTTGAGCCGGATCCTGCGGCAGATGGACTTCTCCGTGCAGGTGGTGGTGCACCGGGCGGCCGAGCGGGACGACAAGCAGGCGGCCGTCTGGCGGAGGGCGGCGACCAGCACCGGCAACGCGGGTGGGATCTCCTTGTCGCCGTCCAGGCGCCCTCGCAGACCAAGCGGGTTCCTGCAGCTTCCTCGTCTCGTCCGGTGGGATGCGCTCCAAGCAACCGGGCGGGTCAAATCTGTTCTGTTCGGCGTTCCGGGAGGTAGGTTGGTGAATGAGTCCCTCTGA
- a CDS encoding GntR family transcriptional regulator: protein MQISESLRQKIEKGKISEALPSEAELMRTYGVGRSTVGRALKVLKADGVIESVQGAGWYVAGTGDRRPLVEKVLDLLRAEGAKVGDTFPSESQLCDTFEVSRTAVRADTTGIPASELASLTAPLAKRTCLERLSHDAALWGREVNDERYAMVVQGVAS, encoded by the coding sequence TTGCAGATCTCGGAGTCTCTCCGTCAGAAGATCGAGAAAGGCAAGATCAGTGAGGCGCTGCCCTCTGAGGCGGAGCTGATGCGCACCTACGGTGTGGGGCGAAGCACGGTCGGTCGGGCGCTGAAAGTGCTGAAGGCCGACGGTGTCATTGAGTCGGTACAGGGCGCCGGGTGGTACGTGGCCGGCACGGGTGACCGTCGCCCGCTCGTCGAGAAGGTGCTCGACCTCCTGCGGGCCGAGGGAGCAAAGGTCGGCGACACCTTCCCCTCCGAGAGCCAGCTGTGTGACACGTTCGAAGTCTCCCGCACGGCCGTCCGGGCCGACACGACAGGCATCCCGGCGAGCGAACTTGCCTCCCTCACCGCGCCGTTGGCGAAGCGTACGTGTCTGGAGCGGCTGTCCCATGACGCCGCCCTCTGGGGGAGGGAGGTCAATGACGAGCGATACGCCATGGTCGTGCAGGGCGTTGCCTCATGA
- a CDS encoding GNAT family N-acetyltransferase — protein MTITVRDFRPADAKAVADLRRAAVPWLISTPRGVAWRVRTAPAAQRHRLFVAELDGWVVGAAHSHMLHDSTVPGQAAATPQVHPDHRGRGFGGALLTAAEEHLYAVGATHLFAWVADEPGALSFAEHRGYRRTRPGRILRLDLTAAGPRPLPSALPPGVRLCTGADFGADPHPLFLADAEATADEPGDVASDAMTYEDWLLHTWEHPDTDLGLTSVVTVDGELAAYTLAATDGLGRYYSAMTGTRRAYRGKGLARLAKTDSLHRARDAGCTEAFTGNDAANAPMLAINLALGYRPSAGEWRCVRELGQE, from the coding sequence ATGACGATCACTGTGCGCGACTTCCGGCCCGCCGACGCCAAGGCCGTCGCCGACCTGCGGCGCGCCGCGGTGCCGTGGCTGATCTCCACTCCGCGGGGCGTGGCCTGGCGGGTCAGGACCGCCCCGGCGGCGCAACGCCACCGGCTGTTCGTCGCCGAGCTAGACGGCTGGGTCGTCGGCGCGGCGCACAGTCATATGCTGCACGACAGCACCGTCCCGGGCCAGGCCGCGGCCACGCCTCAGGTGCACCCGGACCACCGGGGCCGGGGCTTCGGCGGCGCGCTGCTGACGGCGGCCGAGGAACATCTGTACGCGGTCGGCGCCACCCATCTCTTCGCCTGGGTGGCCGACGAGCCCGGTGCACTCTCCTTCGCGGAGCACCGCGGCTACCGACGTACCCGCCCGGGGCGCATTCTGCGGCTCGACCTCACGGCCGCCGGTCCGCGGCCGCTCCCCTCCGCCCTCCCGCCCGGCGTCCGGCTGTGCACCGGCGCGGACTTCGGCGCCGACCCCCATCCGCTGTTCCTGGCCGACGCCGAGGCCACCGCGGACGAGCCGGGTGATGTGGCGAGCGACGCGATGACCTACGAGGACTGGCTGCTGCACACCTGGGAACATCCCGATACCGATCTGGGCCTCACCTCGGTGGTGACCGTCGACGGCGAGCTCGCGGCCTACACCCTGGCCGCGACCGACGGCCTCGGCCGCTACTACTCGGCCATGACCGGCACCCGCCGCGCCTATCGGGGCAAAGGGCTGGCCCGCCTCGCCAAGACGGACTCCCTCCACCGCGCCCGGGACGCCGGCTGCACCGAAGCCTTCACCGGAAACGACGCCGCCAACGCCCCGATGCTCGCGATCAACCTCGCCCTCGGCTACCGGCCGTCCGCCGGCGAATGGCGGTGCGTACGCGAGCTCGGGCAAGAGTGA
- the asnB gene encoding asparagine synthase (glutamine-hydrolyzing) yields MCGITGWIAYDNDLTTQRHTLDAMTGTMACRGPDAAGIWLGAHAAFGHRRLAVIDIDGGKQPMSVEHDGRTLVVTTYSGEVYNYRELRAELEKLGHVFRTQSDTEVVLHAYLEWGEALAERLNGMYAFALWDPRTEELLLVRDRMGIKPLYYYPTPDGVLFGSEPKAILAHPAVRPVVDAEGLAELITFTKTPGHAVYKGMHEVRPGHLIRVSRGGLTAKRYWALEAREHTDDLDTTVAHIRELLDDIVARQLIADVPLCTLLSGGLDSSAITALSARALTAAGAGPVRSFAVDFTGYTENFKADDLRGTPDGPYAHALAEHVRSDHHDIVLDTAALMDPGHRAAVLAARDLPNGFGDGDTSLYLLFKAIREQSTVALSGESADEVFGGYSWFHNPEAVHADTFPWAAAGIAGRFAGGEATREALLDPGLLGKLDLSGYEDDRYREALTEVPYLDSDAGLQRRMREISYLHLTRFVQILLDRKDRASMAVGLEVRVPFCDHRLVEYVFNTPWSMKTFDGREKSLLRAATRDVLPDLVADRVKSPYPSTQDPRYAEALRAELKELVADRDAPVRPLLDVGAATEATSDGATSDIRPGAELVLGMDAWLRTTGTTLEL; encoded by the coding sequence ATGTGCGGAATCACCGGATGGATCGCCTACGACAACGACCTCACCACACAGCGCCACACGCTTGACGCGATGACCGGCACGATGGCCTGCCGAGGCCCGGACGCCGCGGGCATATGGCTCGGCGCCCACGCCGCGTTCGGCCACCGCCGCCTCGCCGTCATCGACATCGACGGCGGCAAACAGCCCATGAGCGTCGAACACGACGGCCGCACCCTGGTCGTCACCACCTACAGCGGCGAGGTCTACAACTACCGCGAACTGCGGGCCGAGTTGGAGAAGCTGGGCCACGTGTTCCGTACGCAGAGCGACACCGAAGTCGTGCTGCACGCCTACCTGGAATGGGGCGAAGCGCTCGCCGAGCGCCTCAACGGCATGTACGCCTTCGCGCTCTGGGACCCGCGGACCGAAGAACTTTTGCTGGTCCGCGACCGGATGGGCATCAAGCCGCTCTACTACTACCCCACCCCCGACGGCGTGCTCTTCGGCTCCGAGCCGAAGGCGATCCTCGCCCACCCGGCGGTGCGGCCCGTCGTCGACGCCGAGGGCCTCGCCGAGCTGATCACCTTCACCAAGACCCCCGGCCACGCCGTCTACAAGGGCATGCACGAGGTGCGTCCGGGCCACCTCATCCGGGTCAGCCGCGGCGGCCTGACCGCCAAGCGCTACTGGGCGCTTGAGGCCCGCGAGCACACCGACGACCTCGACACCACCGTCGCGCACATCCGTGAGCTGCTGGACGACATCGTCGCCCGTCAGCTGATCGCCGACGTACCGCTGTGCACCCTGCTCTCCGGCGGCCTGGACTCGTCCGCCATCACCGCGCTCTCCGCCCGCGCGCTCACCGCAGCGGGCGCCGGCCCGGTGCGCTCCTTCGCCGTCGACTTCACCGGCTATACCGAGAACTTCAAGGCCGACGACCTGCGCGGCACCCCCGACGGCCCGTACGCCCACGCACTCGCCGAGCACGTACGCTCCGACCACCACGACATCGTGCTGGACACCGCCGCGCTGATGGACCCGGGCCACCGCGCCGCCGTCCTGGCCGCCCGCGATCTGCCCAACGGCTTCGGTGACGGTGACACCTCCCTCTATCTCCTCTTCAAGGCGATCCGCGAACAGTCGACGGTCGCCCTGTCCGGGGAGTCCGCCGACGAGGTCTTCGGCGGCTACAGCTGGTTCCACAACCCCGAAGCCGTGCACGCGGATACGTTCCCCTGGGCCGCGGCGGGCATCGCCGGCCGGTTCGCCGGCGGCGAGGCCACCCGCGAGGCGCTGCTGGACCCCGGGCTGCTCGGCAAGCTCGATCTGTCCGGCTACGAGGACGACCGCTACCGCGAGGCGCTCACCGAAGTCCCGTACCTGGACAGCGACGCCGGACTCCAGCGCCGGATGCGCGAGATCAGCTATCTCCACCTCACCCGATTCGTGCAGATCCTGCTGGACCGCAAGGACCGGGCCAGCATGGCCGTCGGCCTGGAGGTCCGCGTTCCGTTCTGCGACCACCGCCTGGTCGAGTATGTCTTCAACACCCCCTGGTCGATGAAGACCTTCGACGGCCGGGAGAAGTCGCTGCTGCGTGCCGCCACCCGCGACGTACTGCCCGATCTGGTCGCCGACCGGGTCAAGAGCCCCTACCCCAGCACCCAGGACCCGCGTTATGCCGAGGCGCTGCGCGCGGAGCTCAAGGAGCTGGTCGCGGACCGTGACGCCCCCGTGCGACCGCTGCTGGACGTCGGCGCCGCCACCGAAGCCACCAGCGACGGCGCGACGTCCGACATCCGACCCGGTGCCGAGCTCGTCCTCGGGATGGACGCCTGGCTGCGGACGACGGGGACGACGCTGGAGCTGTGA
- a CDS encoding GntR family transcriptional regulator, translating into MSPQTLTISIDPDAADAPFEQVRTQIADQARDGGLPVGYKLPTVRGLAEELGLAANTVAKAYRALETDGVIETRGRHGSFIAAAGDAAAKEAAAAAESYARRAHRLGLDRRAALAAVEDALRATYGADD; encoded by the coding sequence GTGTCCCCGCAGACCCTCACGATCAGTATCGACCCGGATGCGGCCGACGCGCCGTTCGAGCAGGTACGCACCCAGATCGCCGACCAGGCCCGGGACGGCGGGCTGCCGGTCGGCTACAAACTGCCCACCGTTCGCGGCCTCGCCGAAGAACTCGGCCTCGCCGCCAACACCGTCGCCAAGGCCTACCGCGCTCTGGAGACCGACGGTGTGATCGAGACCCGGGGCCGTCACGGCAGCTTTATCGCGGCGGCGGGCGACGCCGCGGCCAAGGAGGCCGCCGCAGCAGCCGAGAGCTACGCGCGCCGTGCCCACCGCCTCGGCCTGGACCGGCGCGCCGCCCTCGCCGCCGTCGAGGATGCGCTGCGCGCGACGTACGGAGCGGACGACTGA